The following coding sequences are from one Pseudodesulfovibrio sp. S3 window:
- a CDS encoding epoxyqueuosine reductase QueH, protein MKRVLLHICCGPCSITTLKTLLDQGYEVTGLFYNPNIHPLMEYVKRRDGCLAVAEKLGIRVIVKDDEYRPQEWFRAVAHRENNRCFHCYAMRMERTAQIAKKGGFNFFTTTLLYSKHQKHDGIAALAHDLESAHTNFLYHDFREGWQEGIETSKEWGIYRQQYCGCLYSENERYKKELKG, encoded by the coding sequence ATGAAAAGAGTGCTTCTCCATATCTGTTGCGGACCGTGTTCCATCACCACCCTGAAAACCCTTCTGGACCAGGGATATGAGGTCACGGGTCTGTTTTACAACCCGAACATCCATCCGCTCATGGAATACGTGAAGCGGCGGGACGGGTGTTTGGCCGTGGCCGAGAAGCTCGGCATCAGGGTCATCGTCAAGGACGACGAATACCGGCCGCAGGAGTGGTTCCGGGCCGTGGCCCACCGCGAGAACAATCGCTGTTTCCACTGTTATGCCATGCGCATGGAGCGCACGGCGCAGATCGCGAAGAAGGGCGGATTCAATTTTTTCACCACCACGCTGCTCTATTCAAAACACCAGAAACACGATGGCATCGCGGCCCTCGCACACGACCTGGAATCGGCCCATACGAACTTTCTCTATCACGACTTCCGCGAAGGCTGGCAGGAGGGCATCGAGACCTCCAAGGAGTGGGGGATATACCGGCAGCAGTACTGCGGCTGCCTGTACAGCGAAAACGAGCGGTACAAGAAGGAACTGAAGGGCTAG
- a CDS encoding VOC family protein, producing MPEYTGINHLAMVTGDMDATIRFWRDLLGMRMIIGLGHPGYRHYFFEISENDMIAFFEWPGVEPLEERDHGFPVKGRIGFDHISFGVASEDDLWEIKDKLEAADIWCSEVVDHGFIHSIYAFDPNNIPIEFSSSVPGVDLRKTPVMTDTDPSSEALKGPEPQTGVWPAVGSPTPASERASYEGEGRKVIEALRKLEAGE from the coding sequence ATGCCTGAATATACCGGTATCAATCATTTGGCCATGGTCACCGGCGATATGGACGCCACTATCCGTTTCTGGCGCGATCTGCTGGGGATGCGCATGATCATCGGGTTGGGGCATCCCGGGTATCGCCATTACTTCTTCGAGATATCCGAAAACGACATGATCGCCTTTTTCGAGTGGCCCGGTGTGGAGCCGCTGGAAGAGCGGGACCACGGGTTCCCGGTCAAGGGGCGGATCGGTTTCGACCACATTTCCTTTGGCGTGGCTTCGGAAGACGATTTGTGGGAGATCAAAGACAAGCTGGAGGCCGCCGATATCTGGTGTTCCGAGGTGGTCGATCACGGGTTCATCCATTCCATCTACGCCTTTGATCCCAACAACATCCCCATCGAGTTCAGTTCCAGTGTGCCCGGTGTGGACCTGCGCAAAACCCCGGTCATGACCGACACCGATCCCAGCAGCGAGGCTCTCAAGGGCCCGGAGCCGCAGACCGGGGTGTGGCCCGCAGTGGGCAGCCCCACGCCCGCGAGCGAACGGGCCTCCTACGAGGGCGAGGGTCGGAAGGTGATTGAGGCCCTGCGCAAGCTGGAGGCCGGGGAATAG
- the sfsA gene encoding DNA/RNA nuclease SfsA produces the protein MTRPAAHISFQYPCRRGAFIRRIKRFTVEAEALDGPDRGVILKAHTNNTGSMLGLLKPGATALLSPAANPDRKLKYTLEGLELSGAMVGVNTLTPNRMLYAAWQAGAMAEMDGYAHFQKEAKVGQSRLDAHLFGERGELWVECKNVTMVEDGVACFPDAVTERGQKHLHELMSLAETGVRVALFFLVQRPDGHCFGPADFVDPVYAQLFYRALDAGVEAWPYVAEVDENGIRLGHRLKVVRP, from the coding sequence GTGACCAGACCCGCTGCCCATATTTCCTTTCAGTACCCCTGCCGCAGGGGCGCCTTCATCCGCCGCATAAAGCGGTTTACCGTGGAGGCCGAGGCCCTGGACGGGCCGGACAGGGGCGTCATCCTCAAGGCGCACACCAACAATACGGGTTCCATGCTCGGTCTGCTCAAGCCGGGCGCAACGGCCCTGCTTTCTCCCGCCGCCAATCCCGACCGCAAGCTCAAGTACACCCTCGAAGGGCTGGAACTGTCCGGGGCCATGGTCGGGGTGAACACCCTCACGCCCAACCGCATGTTGTATGCGGCCTGGCAGGCCGGGGCCATGGCCGAGATGGACGGCTACGCGCATTTTCAGAAGGAAGCCAAGGTGGGGCAGAGCCGTCTTGACGCGCACCTCTTCGGCGAGCGCGGCGAGCTCTGGGTGGAATGCAAGAACGTGACCATGGTCGAGGACGGCGTGGCCTGCTTCCCGGACGCGGTCACCGAGCGGGGACAGAAGCATCTGCACGAGCTCATGTCCCTTGCTGAAACCGGGGTGCGGGTGGCCCTGTTCTTCCTGGTTCAGCGGCCTGACGGCCACTGCTTCGGCCCGGCGGATTTCGTTGATCCTGTCTATGCGCAGCTGTTTTATCGGGCCTTGGATGCAGGCGTGGAGGCGTGGCCGTATGTGGCTGAAGTGGATGAAAACGGCATACGCCTGGGCCACAGGCTGAAGGTGGTGCGGCCGTGA